The following DNA comes from Arcobacter cloacae.
GCTAAAATAAATGCAATAATCACATAAATCAAAGCAATAATTTTAAGCTTAAAAATCCCACCATGTTCAAATGCCAAAGATAAAAAACTATCTTTACTAAATTTAAAATATCCAAGTAAATAAATCAAATTTAATCTTGAAAATATACAAACAATAAAAAAAAGTGCATACTGTTTTTCATACAAAACATAAGTAATAATTCCCACTTTTAATAAAACAAAAGCAAAACCATATAAAGCCCCAATCGCTCCAATAGTTGATTCTTTCATAATTTTATAGGCATCTTTTCCACTATATGAAGCAAACCAACCATCAACCACATCGATTATCGCTTCTGTGTGAATAAATCCATAAAGTGCCAAATAAACAATAGCAACAACAAAAGAAGAGTATAAAGGATGAAAAAACTCATTTAATATAAGATTTAATCCAATAACAATAGAAGCCAAAATAGCTCCAACAAGTGGTAATAAAATCAAAGTGTATTTATAAGTTTGATTGTTTATTTGCATATCTTTTACAAAAACAGGAATGATTGAAAAATACGAAAGTGCAAAGAAAAAAGCGTTTAATATAGCTTTCATTTTAATCTTCTTTCAAGTCCATATTTCACCTCATAAACTTCATCACAAAGTTTTGCTAACTCTTGTCCTATAAGACCTGAAAAATCAACAAATCTTCGTGATTCAATATCGAAAGGAATTATTCCACAAGAAACATCATTTAAAATAAAGATGATATTTGCATCAATTTTACAGATTTCTTGAAGCTGAGTTTTCAGAGTTTCTTCACTGTTTTGTAGATTATTAAAAAGCCACATTGAAACGCAATCTATCAAATAAGTTCTGTTTTTTTCAACTACTTTAGTCAAATCTTTTGGCTCTTCAATAGTGATAAAATCTTCTTTTCTCTCAAGAATATGTTTATCTATTCTATTTTGCATAGAATCATCACCAAAAGAGTTATCGTAAGTTGCCACATAATATGGTTTTTCATTTATTGATAATTCTAAAGCCTTTTTAATTCCAGCTTTTGTTTTTCCTGATTTTTGCCCACCAAAATAAAATATTTTCATCAAAGTTCCAAAAAGTTCTTAATACCAGTAAATACAATCTGAGCTGAAAGTGCGGCCAAAATCAAACCTGTGATTTTTGAAATAACCAAAAGTCCTTGTTTCCCCATCATTCTTTCAAATATGCTTGAACTATAAAGCATAAAACCTATTACTAAAACAGCACTTATCAATGCTAAACTTCCAGTTAACATAGAAGAAGTATCTTCAAAAGTGGCACCCATTACAAGTAAAATACCTATTGTTCCAGGTCCTACAATAACGGGAATTGATAAAGGAACAACAGCTAATTGAAGAACATCTTTATCTCCAACTTTAGCACTATCTTTATTTCCTTTTACCAACTCAATTGCTGTTAAAAATAGTAAAGCCCCTGCTCCAATTCTAAAAGCATCAAGGGTAATTCCAAAGATTGTAAATATATGTTTTCCAAAAAATAACAATATCATACTTGTAATGATTACCGAAATGGTAACCTTTATAGCTAAAGCTTTTTTCTCTTTAGCCGTTGCTTCTTGAGTTACCGTTAAAAATACTGTCAAAGCAAAAAAAGGTGCCATGATAAAAAACATTTTTAAAAATGTTGAAATAAATAAATCCATAAAAAATCCTAATTTATATAAAGACTAAAAATACTTTTTAATCTCATTTGCCCAAATTTTATAAGCAGTCCCATTTAAGTGTAAATCATCAAAAGTAAACTCTTTTTTCAGCACTTTTTGTGGTGCTAAAATAGGATTTAGGTTTATAAATGTGATTTGATTTTCACTTGCATATTTTTCTAATCTTTTATTTAGCTCTTCAATTTTTGGATTGAAATCTGCTTTTCTTTTTTCTCCAATATATAAAGTTGCTTGAATATTAACTTTTATATTTTTATCTTTGAAAGTTTTGATTATCTTTAAATAGTTATTATAAACCTCATCAACTTCTTTTCCTCTCATAATATCATTTACACCTATCATTATGAAAACTTGTTGAATATTTGAAGAGATAGAATTTAGTCTATCTAAAACACCACTTGTTGTATCACCACTAATTCCTCTGTTTTGAACCTTATCATTGTTTAAAAGTTCATCCCATTGACCCTCATCTGTTATAGAATCACCTAACATCATAGTTGTATATTTTTCATTCATTGATAAAACCTCAAATTGACTTTTTTTATGTTTATAATATGGGTCATTTTGTATTTTCCATTCAACTACTTCTTGTTTTTCTGCGAAATTACATCCACTTAATAAAACTGCAAATAAAAGCCCTGATAATATTTTTGTTCTCATTTTATACTCCTAAAAAACTCTCAATTTTTTTTGTTATTTCTTCTTTTGATAAACCATTAATTGTTCCATAACATAAGGCACCGCCACAACCAACACCCTCTTTTGCTTCACCCTCATCATAAAGTTTTAAAGCAGGATGTAAAGATTCAGCAAAATCAAAATCACTAGCATAGGCATTAATAGAAAAATCCAACTGTTCTAAAAGTGCTTTGATATTTGAATTTTTATCTTTATTTATCCATTTTGTTGTACACAATGCTATGTTTGAAGAGTCAATCTCTCCTTCCATACTTCTTAATATTGAATTTATTACAAGTAAAACGCTAGCCATTTGAGTTCCACCCGCTAGTATAATTTTTATATCATTTGCTCTACTTCCTAATATAAAACCTGCAGAAAAAATAATCATATTATCACTTACTTTTGATAATATTTGAAAAATATCATCATTTTTATCTAAATTTTCTAAAGCTTTGTTTATTGTCTCATTTTTTATATCATTTGGAGAGTTTTTAAATGAACTTGAAAAATATCCTTCACACTCATATCCCAGAGCTTTTACTGTTGCATTTGCGGTTGTAGTTCCTGCTGGTATTGATTCAGCTATTATCACATAATCATCATTTGTTTGATAATTTTGCCCAAACTCTAAACCTTTTTGAAAAATTTCAAAAGCATTGATATTTGCTCCATTTGTTATATTTTCACTTATTTTTATATCAAAATTATGAACTTTAAAATAGTTAATTTTTGGAATTACTTGCATTCCTAAATCTAAAATCTCTATATTTGAAAAAGGATTTAATTCATGAATTGCTCTAGTAATTAGTGCAGGAGTAGGAACACCTTTTGGAGTTTTTGCAATATCTTGTAAAGAGCGAACCTCTTTTGTACATAAAAACTCAGCATCTAAAGTAGGAGTTAAAGATAAAAGTCCAGGAATTCCAGCTTGTGAAATATTTGGAATTTCACAAGTTTTGGTAACACTAGTACTTAATAAAAATGTAGCTCTCTTACCTCTTAGGAATTCTAAAAAATCAACACTTCCTAAAATTGTTTCAAAATTCATATAAATCCTCTTATAATTTTTGCAAAGTATAACAAATATTAGATAAATAGAATTTCATTTAAATTTAGCTTATAGTTTATTTGTAACTTATTTATATTATAATTACATTATATTTCTTATAAGGAGGATTTATGAAAAGTCAAACTATAAAACTATTTTCACCTATAATAGTCTTATTAATTCTTTGGTTTATACCAGCACCACAAGGATTAAGTCAAGAAGGTTGGCACTTTTTAGCAATATTTTTTGCTGTGGTAGTAGGACTTATTATTGAGCCTGTTCCAGCTGCTTTAGTTGGTTTTGCAGGAGTTTCTCTTGTGGCAATTTTAGGATTAGTTGGTAATTCTAAAGAGAGTATTACTTGGGCATTGTCAGGTTTTTCAAACAGTGTTATTTGGTTAATTTTTGCAGCATTTATGTTTGCACTTGGTTACAAAAAAACTGGTCTAGGGAAAAGAGTTTCATTAATTATGATTAAATATATGGGGAAAAGTTCTCTTGGTCTTGGATATGCGGTTGCATTTTCAGATTTAATTTTATCTCCATTTATGCCATCAAATACAGCAAGAAGTGCTGGAACTATCTATCCAGTTGCTTCAAATATTCCTTTGATTTTTGACTCAACTCCAGAACATGAGCCAAGAAAACTAGGTGCTTATATTTCTTGGGTTGCAATTGCTACTACTTGTGTTACAAGTTCTATGTTTTTAACAGCACTTGCTCCAAATCTACTTGCTGTTGATTTAATAAATCAAGGAACAGGACATATGATATCGTGGGGAGCTTGGGCATCTATAATGCTTCCTCTTATGATTCCACTATTTTTATTAACTCCTTGGTTAGTATATGTTATTTATCCACCAACTCAAAAGAAATCTCCAGAAGCTCCTGCTTGGGCAGCTGAAGAGTTAAAAAAATTAGGGAAAATTACACCTAAAGAACTTTTGATGGCTGGTCTTGCTGTAGTTGCACTTATGCTTTGGATTTTTAGTAAAGAATTAGGTATAGATTCTACAACTACAGCTATTTCAGTTGTATCTATAATGGTTTTAGCAAATGTTATTACATGGGATGATGTTATTTCAAATAAAGCAGCATTTAATGTACTTATTTGGTTTGCTTCACTTGTTGCTATGGCTGCGGGATTAAAAAATGTAGGTGTACTTACATGGATTGGAAATAGCACACAAACATATTTATAAGGGTTAACACCAACTATGCTTATTATTTCAATGTTAGTGTTATTTTTTGTTTTACACTACTTCTTCGCAAGTACAACAGCACATACAACTGCTTTAATGCCAATTTTCTTAGCAATTGCAGTAAATTTAATGACGCCAGAACAATTAATACCTTTTAGTATTTTATTAGCTGGAAGTTTAGGAGTTATGGGAATTATCACACCATATGCAACTGGACCTTCTCCTATTTGGTATGGGGCTGGATATATCTCTCAAGGAAGATGGTGGGCTTTGGGAGCTATTTTTGGAGCTTTATATTTAGTAGCTATTATTATAGGTGGATTAATATTTATTTAAAATTTAAAAGGAAGTTTTTCTTCCTTTTAAATTACTGTTTGAAATATTAAAATACTAGCAATTAAAAATAAAATTACTTTTACAACTTTTATATAAGCCTCTTTAGGAATTTTATCTTTTATTTTAAGTCCAATAAACATAGCAATTATCACAACAATTAAGCCACTAAACGAACTTATTAATATCTCTTGTGTAAATGAACCATGAAATGAAAAAAGTATTATTTGAGTAATTTTTCCAAATAAAAAACATAAATTTGTAGATTGGATTATCTCTTTTTTTGTGTGTTTTGACTCAAGTGAGTAAATTATCAAAATTGATGCCATAACATTTGTCAAACCACCAATTATTCCAGCAAGTAAACCAAAAACTACCATTGATAATTTCTTCTTTTGTCTTATCCATTTCATTTCAATTTTAAACTTTTGAATAAATAGATACAAAAGAATTGAAAAAGCTAATAATAATTTAAAAAGTTCAGAACTAGAATAAATAAGTATTTGTGTACCAATCGCACTTCCAACCATACCAATAATAGCCAAAGGATAGAATCTTTTAACAGCTTGTAAAAAATTTCCTTCACTAAAAATAGAAATAAGATTAATCAAAAGAGTAGGAATTGCAATACAAATAATAGCTGTTTTCATATCCGTAACCATTGCAAGAAGTGGAGTTGCAATCATTGGAAAACCAAAACCAACAGTTCCATGAACTAAAGAAGAAACAAATAAGATTAGTGAAAAAATGATTATAAATTCTACTGAGAGTTCCATAATAAATCCTAAAAAATTTATTATAGGTAAATTTTAGTTAAAAGAGGAAAGTTCCTCTTTTAAAAGTTTTTATTTACTATTTCTAAGAAATCTTTTGGATTTTTATATCCAACAATTTTTGAAGATTTAACTTCATTTTTATCTTTATCCCAAAAAATAAGCGCAGGTGGACCAACTACACCAAACATTTTTTGTAATGCTTTATCATCTTCATTATTAGCTGTTACATCAGCTTTTAAAAGTGTAAATTCTTGAAGTTTTTTGATAACTTCTTCATCTTTAAAAGTAATCTCTTCTAACTCTTTACAAGCTACACACCAAGATGCCCAAAAATCTAACATCACAGGTTTATCTGAATTTTTAATAGCAAGCTCAAGTTCAGCTATATTTTTTATTTTTGTAAATACAAGTTTTTCATCTGTACTTTGTACAGCTTTTGATGAAGTGAATTTATCCAAAGGTTTAAGTGGATTAGTTGCACCACTAATAGCTCCTACAAATAAAATAACACCTAAAATAAATAAAACAGCTGTAATTAGTTGAGCTATTATATTTTTATATATTTTTAAATAAATTGCACTTCCAAGAAGTAACAATGCCCATAAATACATAATAATTGTTGCATCTAAAACTCTATCTAAAAGCCAAATAGCAACACCTAACATCACAATACCAAATATTCTTGTGATACCTTCCATCCAACCACCTGGTTTTGGCATAAATCTTCCTGCACCTAAACCAATAAGTAAAAGTGGTATTCCCATTCCTAAACTCATAACAAATAAAGCTAAGCCACCAAGAAGGGCATCACCTGTTTGACCTATATATACTAAAGCACCTGCAAGTGGTGGAGCAACGCAAGGACCAACAATAAGTGCTGATAAGAATCCCATTATTGCAATTCCTACTATTCCTTGTTTCTCTTTCCCATCAGTTGTTTTATTTACTCTGTTTTGAATAGATTGAGGAAGTCTAATCTCAAAATAACCAAACATTGAAAATGCTAAAGCTACAAATATTAAAGCAAAAACCACTAAAACATAAGGATTTTGTAATGCAACTTGCAAGTTAGCACCAAAAATACCTGCTATTACTCCTGCTATTGTATAAGCTAAACTCATTGATAAAACATAAATCAAAGATAAGAAAAAACCTCTTGTTGCTGTCATATCTTCATTTTTTGAAGCACCAACGATAATTGATGATAAAATCGGAATCATAGGGAAAACACAAGGTGTTAAAGATAACAATAATCCAAATCCAAAAAATGTAGCAAGAACTAAAAGCATATTTCCATCTTTTAAACTATTTGCTATCATATCTGTTTCATTTAAAGATTTAGTTTGTTCTGCAACTTTTTCAGTTTTGTTTACTACTTCTTCGTTACTTGGATTGTTATTTCCAAAATTTAAAACAAAACTCTCACCCATTGGCGCATAACAAAGTCCAGCTTTTGAACATCCTTGAAAATCAATCCCTATTTCATAACTATTTGACTCTACTTTTGATTTTAATAACTCAAAAGGAATTGTTAAATCTAAATTATTTAATTGAACAATAAATTCATCATATTCCACAGGAGCTGGAATATTTACCTCTTGCGTAATTTCAATCTTTTGAGGTTTTAAAATAAATATCTTGATTTTATCATCATACAAATAGATATCTTTTCCTAACTCTAACTTGATATTTAAATCTTTTTCATTTTGAGTAAACGTTGTTTTAAATGCCTCATGTGGCTCTAAAACAGTTGGATTTAACTCTAAAGAAAATGAATAAACAAAAACTAATAAAAATAGTAATATTTTCTTCATCTAATCTCTTTACTTAAAATTTTCTTTTGATGTTAGAAGTAACTCTTCTTTTGTTAAAATTCCAACATACTCTTTTATTTGTTTACCATCTTTAAAATATAAAAGTGTTGGTAATTTCGAAACACCATATTTTTTAGCTAACGTCAACTCTTCATCAATATTAACTTTGAAAATCTCTACATTGTCAGGTTTTATAACATCAAAATCCTCTAAGTTATTCGCTAAAACCTTACAAGGTGGACACCAAGAAGCATAAAAATCAACGATAACATTTTTACCTTTTATTTTTGATTCAAAATTCTCTATAGTTAATTCTTCATAACCAAATAAAGAGACAAAACTAACTAAAAGTACTAAGACTACTTTCTTCATTATTTACCTTATTTTTAATTTTTTTTATTATATTTAATCTTTGTAAAGAGTTTGTTTATACAAAAGTTATAATCTTTTATTTATTTCAATTTATAAGATTTTATTATATATTTTATGATAATATTTTTCTTTTATAAAAGGATTTTAATGAATAATTTAGTTGATTTACAACCAAAAACTGTTGAAAAAATGATTGAAGATAATATTGTAATGATTGATGTAAGACGCCCTGATGAATGGAAAAGAACAGGCGTTATAAAAAATGCACATTTAATGACTTTTTTTGATGAATATGGGAATCATGATGTGGAAAATTGGATGCAAAAATTTCAAGAATTAGTTCCTTCAAAAGAACAAACATTTGTTCTTATTTGTGCCCATGCAAATAGAACAAGAACTATTGGAAATTTTTTAATAGAACAAGGTTATAAAAATACAGCCCATTTATTTGGTGGTATGGCATTATGGCAACAAGAATTAAGAGAAACAGAAAAATATTAATTTTTCTGTTTCTTATCATATGATAAATCTTTTTTACTCACATCAACTATAAAATTATCTTCTAAAATATCTCTTCCTAATAAAAATTCATAGCTAAGATTACTTCTATTACTTAATGAAATTTCAGTAGTATATGTTTTTTGAAAAATTATAATTTGAGTTTTTACAAAAAATCTCTTTTGAATACCATTTGCATTTTTTATATCTTTTATCTTTGATATTTTTTCCACTAAATAAGTTTTGTTTGATAATTCACACTTTACAAAATCATTCTCTATCTTTTGAATATTCATACAATGTAAAGAAGAACTATTTGCTCCTGTATCAATTCTAGTTGGAATATCATAAAGATTAAAAAGAGGTAAATCAAGTTTGTCAACTGCTCCTAAAATCTCTTTTGAATAAAGATTTAAAGTGATTAAAAAAACAAAAAATATCTTCATCTACTCTATAATTTCTTCATTATTTAATTCATAAAATTCACTTTGTCCAATTATATTTTCATTAAAATATTCAAGTTTTGTTTCAGCACTTTGTAAATCTTTTAGTTTTGCAATATGAAAAATAGCATCACCTTCTTGAACCAATGGAATTTCAGATTTACCAATTATAACACCATCAAAAATAGCTCTTATTTCGAAACTATCATCACCTAAAGGTTCATCAATATAAGCTATAATCTCATCTTTCTTTACAATATCACCTAAAGCTTTTATAGTTCGTAACATTCCACTTTCATTTGATCTTATCCATGTACTATTTCTTGTAATAATTGGTGTTTTAATATTTTTCTTATTTGTTAAATGAGGTAACATTTCCATTTCTCTTAAAACATTTACAATACCCTTTACTCCGATTCGAATAGAGACTTCATCAAATCGTAAAGCCTCTCCTGCTTCATATAGTAAAATAGGAATTCCTGAATCTTGAGCAACTGAACGTAAAGAACCATCACGTAACTCTGAGTGTAAAACAACTGGTGCTTGAAAAGATTTTGCAAGTTTGAAAGTATAATCATTATCTATATTTGTTCTAACTTGTGGAAGATTTGATTTATGAATTGAAGCTGTATGTAAGTCAATTCCTAAATTACAACGAGAAACAATTTCATCAAAAAATATTTTTGCAACTCTACTTGCAAGAGAGCCTTTGATACTTCCAGGAAAACTTCTATTCAAATCTCTTCTATCAGGTAAATATCTTGAAAGATTCATAATTCCATAAACATTTACAATAGGAACTAAAATAAGAGTTCCTTTTAATTTATTTAAGATATTTAATTTTCTAAGCCTTCTTATTATTTCAATCCCATTTAATTCATCACCATGAATAGCAGCACTTATAAAAACAGTTGGTCCATCCTTTTTACCCCTAATTACTCTAATTGGAAGTTTTGTTGGAGTGTTATATAACTTTGGCAACTCTAAGTTTATAGTAACTCTTGTACCTTTTAAAATCTCTGTATCTGCTATTATTAGTTTTGAATTATTGGGCATTTAACCTTTAAGCTCCTATATTGTCTTTTTTGATTTTTCTTTTTTGTGGATTAATTGCACAAGTTGGTTTTACACTTTTTTCAATAAACTCCATAATTTTAGCAGCAATATTTATTCCTGTAGATTTTTCAATTCCTTCTAAACCTGGGCTTGAATTTACTTCCATTACAAGTGGACCCCTACGTGATGGAATCATATCAACTCCACAAACTCCTAGTCCCATAGCACGAGCTGCTGCTATTGCTGTTGCTTTTTCTTTTCTATTTAGTTTATAAGCAACTGCACTTCCACCTTGATGTAAGTTTGACCTAAAATCGCCCTCAGCACCTTGCCTTTTCATAGCTCCTACAACTTCACCATTTACAACTAAAGCTCTAATATCAGCACCACCTGCCTCTTCTATATACTCTTGAACAAGTAAGTTTACATCCATTCCATAAAAAGCATCTAAAACTGATTTTGCAGCTTTTTCACTATCTACTAAAACTACTCCTACACCTTGTGTTCCCTCTAATATTTTTAGAACTAAAGGAGCTCCACCACTTAAAGCTATCACATCTTTTGCATTTGATTTATTTGAAGCAAAAACAGTTCTTGGCATATCTACATCATTTTTTGATAAAACTTGTAAACTTCTAAGTTTATCCCTACTTCTTGTAAGTGCTAGATTTCCAGTTGTACTAAACACATCTAACATTTCAAAATGACGAACCATTGCAGCACCATAAAATGTTCTACTTGCACCAATTCTTGGAATTATAGCATCAGGTGTTGGTAATACTTTTCCTTGATAATTTATAAGTAATTCACCTTTCATAATTTCAATAGTACATTTTAAATAATCTATTACTTTAACTTCCCAACCTTTTGCTTCTGCTTCTTCAACTAATCTTTTTGTTGAATATAAATCTTTATTTCTTGACAGTACGTAAACTCTCATTTTATCCTCAAATATTATTATATTGTTTTTGTAAGATATTCTTTTGAAACATCAACTAAAAATCGATTGGCTAAAAATTTTCTTCCAATTAACATTGGATATTTCATATCAGATCTATCTGTTAAAGAGATATCTGTTTTGTATTTTTTCCCAAAAAAAGATATTGTAACTTGAATTGAAGCTCTTTGTTGAACAATACCATTTGAACTTTTTACTTTTTTTAATTTGTAAAGTGGCATTTTAATTTTTTTGCCATGATAAGCGGGATGTACTTCATCTAATAATGTAAAATGTACAAATTTTTCATCATCAATAAATATATCATCGCAATGTAGTGAATTAGAATCAGCTCCTGTATCAATTTTAGCGTCTAAACCAAAAAGTTCTAAATCTAAAATATCAACAACTTCTCTTCTTCCTATTATTTTTTTTTGTGACATAATATACCCCTTTTAAAAGGAAATTATATCACAAAATAGTGTCAGAAAAATTTCAAAACTTTATTTTCTATCATCTAAAGCTTTTTGTAAAATTGCAATCACATCTTCTAAATTTTCATAAGGAATATGTGATTTCCACTGAATATCTTGACCATTTAAAGAAATACCAATACTTACTATATCTGGCGTATCTTTTCCATACGGTTCAGTTACATTTGAAATAGAGATTTTTCCTTTTTTTGTACCCGCTAATGCTAATGTTCCTAATTCTGTAATCGTAGACATATTAATCCTTTTTTATTTTTAACTTAATTTTACAAAAATAAACTTTTTTTAAAGTAAAATTACTCAATATTTAAAGAAGGTTCTCCTAAATAAAAACCTTGAAATTCATCTATCCCTAACTCATATAAAGTATTGTAAACCTCTTTTGAATGAACAAACTCAGCTATTACTTTTATATTCATTGCTTTTGAAAAATCAATTAAAGATTTTACCATTTCAAAAGAGTTTTTATCTAAATTAATATTTTTAATTAAAGAACCATCTATTTTTATATAGTCTGGTCTAATTTTTAATATATGAGCAAAATTTGAATAACCTGTTCCAAAATCATCAATTGCTATTTTTATTCCTTGACTTCTATATTTTCTAATAAAATCTTCTAATAAACTATAGTCTGTTATATAATCACTTTCTAATATTTCAAATACAACTCTTTCTTTATCATCAAAATCTATCTTATCTAAATTCTTATCCAAAGAGACAATAAAATCAACATCCAAAATATCTTTAAAACTTAAATTAAAAGATATCTGCTTTTGTGTTCTTGATAAATCTGTAAAAGCCTTTGATATTATTTGATTTGATAATTGTAAATACTGTTTTGTTTTAATAGAAACTTCTAAAAATAAGTAAGGACTTAAATATATATCTTCACCTTGAGCATTTTTATCTTTTATTCTCATTAAAGTTTCATATTTAACAATTTCATTATTTCTATTAAAAATAGGTTGATAAAAAGGTACAACATTATTCTCTTCTATTGCAATTTTTATCTTCTCTCTCCAATAAATAGATTTTTTTATAATCTCTTTTGTATCTATTTCATTGTTATATACAAAAAATTTCATATTTGATTTTTTTGCCTTTTTCAAAGCAATTCCAGCAGTTTTTATAGGATCTTCTTGAGCTATACTAATACCTAACGTTACATTTATAAAAATATCAATATCTAGTTCTTCAATTTGAATAGGTCTATTTCTAAAAAGCTTACATAACTCACTTATAAATTCATCATATCTTGAAAAACCCATCATTTTTTTATCAGCTAAACAGTAAACATTTCCGTAAATTCTATAGGCACTAACTCCATATTTTAAAGCAAAATCATTTAAAATTTTTGCAACTTCAACTAAGACCAAATTTCCTGTTGAAAATCCATAAAGTTCATTTATATCATCAAAAGAATCAATATCAACTAATGAAATAGAAACAAAATCACTATCTTTTATATCATCTTCTAAAGCTGTTCTATTTCTTAGATTAGTCAATTCATCAAAATATAATCTATCTTGAATCTCTTTAGTTTTAACTTGAACTTGTTCTTCAAAATTTTTTCTATTATTTTCTACTTGATCTATCAATG
Coding sequences within:
- a CDS encoding succinylglutamate desuccinylase/aspartoacylase family protein, with protein sequence MPNNSKLIIADTEILKGTRVTINLELPKLYNTPTKLPIRVIRGKKDGPTVFISAAIHGDELNGIEIIRRLRKLNILNKLKGTLILVPIVNVYGIMNLSRYLPDRRDLNRSFPGSIKGSLASRVAKIFFDEIVSRCNLGIDLHTASIHKSNLPQVRTNIDNDYTFKLAKSFQAPVVLHSELRDGSLRSVAQDSGIPILLYEAGEALRFDEVSIRIGVKGIVNVLREMEMLPHLTNKKNIKTPIITRNSTWIRSNESGMLRTIKALGDIVKKDEIIAYIDEPLGDDSFEIRAIFDGVIIGKSEIPLVQEGDAIFHIAKLKDLQSAETKLEYFNENIIGQSEFYELNNEEIIE
- the rimK gene encoding 30S ribosomal protein S6--L-glutamate ligase, producing the protein MRVYVLSRNKDLYSTKRLVEEAEAKGWEVKVIDYLKCTIEIMKGELLINYQGKVLPTPDAIIPRIGASRTFYGAAMVRHFEMLDVFSTTGNLALTRSRDKLRSLQVLSKNDVDMPRTVFASNKSNAKDVIALSGGAPLVLKILEGTQGVGVVLVDSEKAAKSVLDAFYGMDVNLLVQEYIEEAGGADIRALVVNGEVVGAMKRQGAEGDFRSNLHQGGSAVAYKLNRKEKATAIAAARAMGLGVCGVDMIPSRRGPLVMEVNSSPGLEGIEKSTGINIAAKIMEFIEKSVKPTCAINPQKRKIKKDNIGA
- a CDS encoding ATP-dependent zinc protease family protein, which gives rise to MSQKKIIGRREVVDILDLELFGLDAKIDTGADSNSLHCDDIFIDDEKFVHFTLLDEVHPAYHGKKIKMPLYKLKKVKSSNGIVQQRASIQVTISFFGKKYKTDISLTDRSDMKYPMLIGRKFLANRFLVDVSKEYLTKTI
- a CDS encoding EAL domain-containing protein; translation: MNTKIFVKIGWLFILGLLSYLFFVVFLLSPKVNSYLSGIELKTSKTQFEKVVNTINARANIEEDKEELLKEVTLLLNSITLGKNGFIFIFDSSGKIIYDPTKEFSSKNFSTMKIPNSENLLFEEMKKASYVKKDLEYNWNKIFDPVNFTYTKISWIEYNSKLDWYIASNIYKDDFSSFVDGINSLILNISMVLFLVLSVIGIFITIKIIAPINKMYEEVQKVNVSLNELESGIKSKDEIGFLASQFNTLIDQVENNRKNFEEQVQVKTKEIQDRLYFDELTNLRNRTALEDDIKDSDFVSISLVDIDSFDDINELYGFSTGNLVLVEVAKILNDFALKYGVSAYRIYGNVYCLADKKMMGFSRYDEFISELCKLFRNRPIQIEELDIDIFINVTLGISIAQEDPIKTAGIALKKAKKSNMKFFVYNNEIDTKEIIKKSIYWREKIKIAIEENNVVPFYQPIFNRNNEIVKYETLMRIKDKNAQGEDIYLSPYLFLEVSIKTKQYLQLSNQIISKAFTDLSRTQKQISFNLSFKDILDVDFIVSLDKNLDKIDFDDKERVVFEILESDYITDYSLLEDFIRKYRSQGIKIAIDDFGTGYSNFAHILKIRPDYIKIDGSLIKNINLDKNSFEMVKSLIDFSKAMNIKVIAEFVHSKEVYNTLYELGIDEFQGFYLGEPSLNIE